The following is a genomic window from Burkholderiaceae bacterium DAT-1.
GGTGACTGGCCGGTTGCACTCACAGCGTCCGGCACACAGGATGCGCTGGCCTGGGTGCTATTTCTCGATGATTTACTTCCCTGGCACATTCATACACAAGGAAATCCTGACGCAGTACAGATCGCAATCGAGGCGATTGATCAGGCACTTGCCGCACTCAATCAATATCTACTCCAGCACACGACGCCGACGCTCGTTGCATGGCTAGGATGGCATACTGATTCCCTACTCCGCATGGCGCGACACCCTACAGTCTCGGTAAAGGTAGCGGCATATCTGCATGATGCGCTCTATGCAAAAGCAGCCGAGCATCGTCATCTGTATCTGCTACCGCTGGATATGGCATTTGCAGAAGTCGGACTCAGGCACTGTCTGGATAACCGAAACTTCCATTCCAGCCATTGTCGTCTATCACAGACGGGCCTCAAGGTACTGAGCCAAAACCTGGCAAACCTGCTCGGCCGAACCCGTCAGCCCGCGCGCAAGGTGCTGGTACTGGATTGCGACAATACCTTGTGGGGCGGCGTGATTGGCGAGGCAGGACTCAGTGGCATTGCACTTGGACAGGATGGGCTAGGTAACGCCTTTGTCGCCTTTCAGCAAGTTGCCAAGCGGCTTGCAGATAGTGGTACGGTACTGGCAATCAGCAGCAAGAATGAGGAAGTTGATGTCTGGCGCGTATTTACGGAACACGCGGGTATGGTGCTCAAGCGCAATGACATTGCCACTGCCCGAATTGACTGGCGCGAAAAATCGATCCATCTGCGTGAAATCGCCGCGGATCTGGATATCGGCCTGGATAGTCTGGTGTTCTGGGACGACAACCCGGTGGAGCGCGAAAAGGTTCGTGCTGCGCTGCCTATGGTGCTAGTTCCCGAGCCACCTGCCGAGGTGGTTGACTGGGCAGATGCACTTGCCTCGCTGGATGCACTGGCGCAGTTTGCCAAATCATCGGATGACCTGAAAAAAACCGAACAATACCGGGCGCGTGCTGCATTTGTCTCCGAGGCTCGCCATGCTGCCAGTGCCGAGGCATTTCTGGCATCGATCAATATGCGTCCTGCCGCACAAATCATCAGTGACTCGACACTGGGCCGTGCTGCGCAATTGTGCGCCAAAACCAATCAGTTCAACCTGCGCTTGATTCGATACGATGAAGCGGGACTACAGACTCGACTGGCAGAGCCTCGCACCATCGGTCTGCTGGCGAGCCTGAGCGATCGGTTTGGTGACCATGGCATCACGGGCATGGCACTGATCACCGAAACACGCGTGCCCGACATCGCCTTTCTGGACGCATTCCTCATGAGCTGCCGCGTCCTAGGACGTCATCTTGAGGCCTGGATGCTGTCACAACTGCGGGAACACGCGCAGGCGCTTGGTTATCGCTACCTGCTCGCACAGTTCATCCCGGGTGAACGCAATACGCCCGCCATGCAATTTCTACCGGAGCACGGTTTCACCGCTGTCACTGCACTTACTCCCGGTCACTACCTATCTGACCAAATCACGGCCGCGTTTACGCAAACTGATATCGGTACCTATTACTTTGTCGAACTTGCCCGGTGGCAGATTCCGCATCTGGAGGTCTTTCAACATGAATCGCCAGCAATTGCTTGAGGTCATCCGCGATACCTTTCCGGATGCCAGCTTCAACAGCGATGATTCCGCGCTTGGATTGGGCAGCTTTTCCCAGTGGGATTCACTGGGGAACTTCAATTTACTGCTGCAAATTGAGGAGGCCGCAGGCATCCGCCTAAGCAGCGAAGAAATCTCCGAAACCAAAACCCTTGCAGGCATCATCGCCTGTCTGAAACGGCATGGCGCATATGCAGATTGATGCACACAGCTTTCAGGAAGCCCTGACATCCTGCGGCATCCAGCCCGGCGACACCCTGATGCTGCACGCCGATGCGCTTGCTGCCATGCAGATTCGCACGGGAACACCGTCGGAAAAGATGGATACGCTGCTAGATGGGGTGCTGGCCGCACTAGGGTCAACAGGCACACTGATCATGCCAACGTTTACCTATAGTGCCACCAAGGGGGAGGTATTTGATCCCGAGTTGTCGCCCAGCACAGTCGGCCAGCTTACCGAGCTTTTCCGTTTACGATCCGGAGTAAAGCGCT
Proteins encoded in this region:
- a CDS encoding HAD-IIIC family phosphatase — encoded protein: MTLRLTCTSFLPERHPAWRALSASTELDFGQYGDWPVALTASGTQDALAWVLFLDDLLPWHIHTQGNPDAVQIAIEAIDQALAALNQYLLQHTTPTLVAWLGWHTDSLLRMARHPTVSVKVAAYLHDALYAKAAEHRHLYLLPLDMAFAEVGLRHCLDNRNFHSSHCRLSQTGLKVLSQNLANLLGRTRQPARKVLVLDCDNTLWGGVIGEAGLSGIALGQDGLGNAFVAFQQVAKRLADSGTVLAISSKNEEVDVWRVFTEHAGMVLKRNDIATARIDWREKSIHLREIAADLDIGLDSLVFWDDNPVEREKVRAALPMVLVPEPPAEVVDWADALASLDALAQFAKSSDDLKKTEQYRARAAFVSEARHAASAEAFLASINMRPAAQIISDSTLGRAAQLCAKTNQFNLRLIRYDEAGLQTRLAEPRTIGLLASLSDRFGDHGITGMALITETRVPDIAFLDAFLMSCRVLGRHLEAWMLSQLREHAQALGYRYLLAQFIPGERNTPAMQFLPEHGFTAVTALTPGHYLSDQITAAFTQTDIGTYYFVELARWQIPHLEVFQHESPAIA
- a CDS encoding acyl carrier protein, which codes for MNRQQLLEVIRDTFPDASFNSDDSALGLGSFSQWDSLGNFNLLLQIEEAAGIRLSSEEISETKTLAGIIACLKRHGAYAD